One window from the genome of Streptomyces sp. WZ-12 encodes:
- a CDS encoding DegT/DnrJ/EryC1/StrS family aminotransferase gives MGYEYPVSQPWLEGRELEYVTEAVGSGWISSQGPAVKRFEEAFAGYNDVAHGVACSSGTTALTLALRALGVGPGDEVIVPEFTMIASAWAVEYVGGTPVFVDCGDDLTIDAARIEEKITPRTKVIMPVHVYGRRCDMDAIMDIAFQYGLRVVEDSAEAHGVRPVADIACFSLFANKIITSGEGGICLTNDPWLAGQMAHLRGMAFSSEHNFLHKKLAYNFRMTNMQAAVALAQVERLDEILARRRDIEKRYDEGLRDIPGVTLMPPREVLWMYDLRAERREELRRFLAEAGIETRLFFKPMSRQPGYLDPIWPTLNAHRFAEDGLYLPTYTQLTAADQERIVGAIREFYGAG, from the coding sequence ATGGGTTACGAGTACCCGGTGTCCCAGCCATGGCTCGAAGGGCGTGAGCTGGAGTATGTGACGGAGGCGGTCGGCAGCGGCTGGATCTCCTCCCAGGGGCCGGCGGTCAAGCGGTTCGAGGAGGCGTTCGCGGGCTACAACGACGTGGCGCACGGCGTCGCGTGTTCCTCGGGGACGACGGCGCTGACGCTGGCGCTGCGGGCGCTGGGCGTGGGCCCCGGCGACGAGGTCATCGTGCCGGAGTTCACGATGATCGCTTCGGCCTGGGCGGTCGAATACGTCGGCGGCACGCCGGTGTTCGTCGACTGCGGCGACGACCTCACCATCGATGCCGCGCGCATCGAGGAGAAGATCACGCCGCGCACCAAGGTCATCATGCCGGTGCACGTCTACGGGCGCCGCTGCGACATGGACGCGATCATGGACATCGCGTTCCAGTACGGCCTGCGGGTGGTGGAGGACTCCGCCGAGGCGCACGGGGTGCGGCCGGTCGCCGACATCGCGTGCTTCTCGCTCTTCGCCAACAAGATCATCACGTCCGGTGAGGGCGGCATCTGCCTCACCAACGACCCTTGGCTGGCGGGCCAGATGGCCCATCTGCGCGGGATGGCCTTCTCCTCGGAGCACAACTTCCTGCACAAGAAGCTGGCCTACAACTTCCGCATGACCAACATGCAGGCCGCGGTCGCACTGGCGCAGGTGGAGCGGCTCGACGAGATCCTCGCCCGGCGCCGCGACATCGAGAAGCGGTACGACGAGGGCCTGCGGGACATCCCGGGGGTCACGCTGATGCCGCCGCGCGAGGTGCTGTGGATGTACGACCTGCGCGCCGAACGCCGGGAGGAGCTGCGCCGCTTCCTCGCCGAGGCGGGCATCGAGACCCGGCTGTTCTTCAAGCCGATGAGCCGGCAGCCCGGCTACCTCGACCCGATCTGGCCGACCCTCAACGCCCACCGCTTCGCGGAGGACGGGCTGTACCTGCCGACCTACACCCAGCTCACGGCGGCCGACCAGGAGCGCATCGTGGGCGCGATCCGCGAGTTCTACGGCGCCGGCTGA
- a CDS encoding macrolide family glycosyltransferase produces MPRAHIAVFSYAAGGHVTPLLGIVEELVGRGHRVTWPTTEEFAERVEATGATALIHPASEPVFAGRAATVTAENAAELSAAQFRQTVDAADVAVARFAADAPDLVLYDTTVLAVGRLIALKAGCPAVQVFPTFAANAKFNLYERLPETSTMLAETGVSQMIVDMLAEFLAVHGLDMTVDRFHAKSQALSLAVLPKPFQYAAERFEDGDPVFVGPCLGSRADDRSWTPPTTDRPVVVLSLGSHRYDAGEQFLRDCVTAFADAPWHVVLSTGRHLPPEDLGPLPPHIEAHAWLPQTAVLRHAAAFVSHGGMGGTTEAMYFGAAQVAVPMLPEQTAVADRLVETGLGVKVPHEELSGERIRDAVAQVLGDPDIARRVREFAGHARDAGGAPRAADAIEGVLGGAADPQQTTTPRADAAG; encoded by the coding sequence ATGCCGCGCGCCCACATCGCCGTCTTCAGCTACGCCGCAGGCGGCCACGTCACCCCGCTCCTCGGGATCGTCGAGGAACTGGTGGGCCGGGGGCACCGGGTGACCTGGCCGACGACCGAGGAATTCGCCGAGCGGGTCGAGGCCACCGGCGCCACCGCGCTGATCCACCCCGCGTCGGAGCCGGTCTTCGCCGGCAGGGCCGCCACCGTCACCGCCGAGAACGCGGCGGAGCTCTCGGCGGCACAGTTCCGGCAGACCGTCGACGCCGCCGACGTCGCGGTGGCCCGCTTCGCCGCGGACGCCCCCGACCTGGTGCTCTACGACACCACCGTGCTCGCCGTCGGCCGGCTGATCGCCCTCAAGGCGGGCTGCCCCGCGGTCCAGGTGTTCCCCACCTTCGCGGCCAACGCCAAGTTCAACCTCTACGAGCGGCTCCCCGAGACCAGCACGATGCTGGCCGAGACGGGCGTCTCCCAGATGATCGTCGACATGCTGGCCGAGTTCCTCGCCGTCCACGGGCTCGACATGACGGTGGACCGCTTCCACGCGAAGTCCCAGGCGCTCTCCCTGGCCGTGCTCCCCAAGCCCTTCCAGTACGCCGCCGAGCGGTTCGAGGACGGTGACCCGGTGTTCGTGGGTCCCTGCCTCGGCTCCCGCGCCGACGACCGGAGTTGGACCCCGCCCACCACCGACCGCCCGGTCGTCGTGCTCTCCCTGGGGTCCCACCGCTACGACGCCGGTGAGCAGTTCCTGCGGGACTGCGTCACCGCGTTCGCCGACGCGCCTTGGCACGTCGTGCTCTCCACCGGCCGCCACCTGCCGCCCGAGGACCTCGGCCCGCTGCCGCCGCACATCGAGGCGCACGCCTGGCTGCCGCAGACCGCCGTGCTGCGGCACGCCGCCGCCTTCGTCAGCCACGGCGGCATGGGCGGCACCACGGAGGCCATGTACTTCGGCGCGGCGCAGGTCGCGGTGCCGATGCTGCCCGAACAGACCGCGGTCGCCGACCGGTTGGTCGAGACCGGCCTCGGCGTGAAGGTGCCGCACGAGGAGCTGTCGGGGGAGCGGATCCGGGACGCGGTGGCGCAGGTCCTCGGCGACCCCGACATCGCCCGGCGGGTGCGGGAGTTCGCCGGCCACGCGCGGGACGCCGGCGGTGCCCCGCGGGCCGCCGACGCGATCGAGGGCGTCCTCGGCGGGGCCGCCGACCCCCAACAGACCACCACCCCGAGGGCCGACGCCGCCGGCTGA
- a CDS encoding VC0807 family protein, with product MSQGQQPHYGAAPYQEPYGSAPQGNARFTEEEKKQIAAARRGLLKSLFISLILPLGLYYGLREYGVSPLNALLIGCVPPFLKALYTIIKERKADPVSLFTLSLLIIGGLTSLITGSPRWILAKSGVLTVVLGIALLLTTHKRPAIFQGLISLQTSAESTAKWEALWQDYAEIRHIMRVTNVIWGVGFFLDGVIRMFLAYRLDIDAVPTVTTVMFVVSIVLFQLVSKRYGRLYMRRRGLRLNGTTVERL from the coding sequence ATGAGCCAGGGCCAGCAGCCGCACTACGGTGCCGCGCCGTATCAGGAGCCGTACGGTTCCGCGCCCCAGGGGAACGCGCGGTTCACCGAGGAGGAGAAGAAGCAGATCGCCGCCGCCCGCCGCGGCCTGCTCAAGTCCCTGTTCATCAGCCTGATCCTGCCGCTCGGGCTGTACTACGGGCTGCGCGAGTACGGCGTCTCCCCGCTGAACGCCCTGCTCATCGGCTGTGTCCCGCCCTTCCTGAAGGCGCTCTACACGATCATCAAGGAACGCAAGGCGGACCCGGTCTCCCTGTTCACCCTGAGCCTGCTGATCATCGGCGGCCTCACCTCCCTGATCACCGGCAGCCCCCGCTGGATCCTCGCCAAGAGCGGTGTGCTCACCGTCGTGCTCGGCATCGCGCTGCTGCTCACCACCCACAAGCGCCCGGCGATCTTCCAGGGCCTGATCAGCCTCCAGACGTCGGCCGAGTCGACCGCGAAGTGGGAGGCGCTCTGGCAGGACTACGCGGAGATCCGCCACATCATGCGGGTCACCAACGTCATCTGGGGCGTCGGCTTCTTCCTCGACGGCGTCATCCGGATGTTCCTCGCCTACCGGCTCGACATCGACGCGGTGCCCACCGTCACCACCGTCATGTTCGTGGTGAGCATCGTGCTGTTCCAACTCGTCAGCAAGCGCTACGGCCGGCTCTACATGCGCCGCCGCGGGCTGCGGCTCAACGGCACCACGGTGGAACGCCTCTAG
- a CDS encoding sensor histidine kinase, whose protein sequence is MRTEGSRAAAGRHASGRPPGTRPRMVALAPVRGLALWALDAAGLVLLAATLITAQATYLLGIPYVHVTVVERGRALTDLTRRLAGIWSAVPVPIPYHPRPAPPRADADGLHRYQNKLYRSAWMPHHKLLVRWIVNDDASWRDLAWLLLAPLSCGPLAALPAALIGAGAVVAAAGAGALHLGDLVAPLRAVDAAGAWLVPAGVLLAVVGCAAGPALLRCHAAAARLLLAPCRRSRYGAAVRAVMRSGVALHRLTVLIGVAVAEWAMFAFLTVAFVVLHVLGLAVLWWELVAAPARRLVEFGRRLVRDRTGLTLPAPYLPEPPPPRQRADGLYRSGKRLYTSQRQSAQRERVRWIRSDVATWRDLVWLATDPLLVALVVLPLTLPALIGVFALLWPWLWWPLAGPFLPYDPAAPWHALLGLLPGDWSALSHPVFGVLLALPLIALSGVLAEPLLRLHTRWAHLLLAPTGGRLLAQRVEELTETRTIATHAQAAELRRIERDLHDGSQARLLAIGLKLNTVKNLVDSDPAAAKQVVGEIQEAAAQALAELRDLVRGIHPPVLAERGLGDAVRALAMDSPLDVAVHLELTESIQQPLETAVYLAVSELLSNVTKHASATRVAIDLVTKDGALAVTVTDDGRGGAAPGPGSGLSGIARRLTPFDGTLSIVSPLGGPTTITLNLPLVGARSDAYRGAVHSS, encoded by the coding sequence GTGCGGACGGAAGGCAGCCGGGCGGCCGCGGGGCGGCACGCCTCCGGACGGCCCCCGGGCACCCGACCGCGGATGGTGGCGCTGGCGCCGGTACGTGGGTTGGCGCTCTGGGCGCTCGACGCCGCCGGCTTGGTGCTGCTGGCCGCGACCCTGATCACCGCGCAGGCCACCTACCTCCTCGGCATCCCCTACGTACACGTCACCGTGGTGGAACGCGGCCGCGCGCTCACCGACCTGACCCGGCGGCTGGCCGGCATCTGGTCGGCGGTGCCCGTCCCGATCCCGTACCACCCGCGCCCCGCCCCGCCACGGGCGGACGCCGACGGGCTGCACCGATATCAGAACAAGCTCTACCGCTCGGCCTGGATGCCCCACCACAAGCTGCTGGTGCGCTGGATCGTCAACGACGACGCGTCCTGGCGGGACCTGGCGTGGCTGCTGCTGGCGCCGTTGAGCTGCGGGCCGTTGGCGGCGCTGCCGGCCGCGCTGATCGGGGCGGGCGCGGTGGTCGCCGCGGCGGGCGCGGGCGCGCTGCACCTCGGTGACCTCGTCGCGCCGCTGCGGGCCGTCGACGCGGCCGGGGCGTGGCTGGTGCCGGCCGGGGTGCTGCTGGCCGTGGTCGGGTGCGCCGCCGGCCCGGCGCTGTTGCGCTGCCACGCCGCGGCCGCGCGGCTGTTGCTCGCCCCGTGCCGGCGCTCCCGCTACGGGGCGGCGGTGCGCGCGGTGATGCGCTCCGGGGTGGCGCTGCACCGACTGACGGTGCTGATCGGCGTCGCGGTCGCGGAGTGGGCGATGTTCGCGTTCCTGACCGTGGCGTTCGTCGTGCTGCACGTGCTGGGCCTGGCCGTGCTCTGGTGGGAGTTGGTCGCCGCACCGGCCCGCCGGCTGGTCGAGTTCGGCCGCCGACTGGTCCGCGACCGCACCGGCCTCACCCTTCCCGCGCCGTACCTCCCCGAGCCGCCGCCCCCGCGCCAGCGTGCCGACGGCCTCTACCGCTCCGGCAAGCGCCTCTACACCAGCCAGCGGCAGTCCGCCCAGCGCGAGCGCGTGCGGTGGATCAGGAGCGACGTGGCGACCTGGCGCGACCTGGTGTGGCTGGCCACCGACCCGCTGCTGGTGGCCCTGGTGGTGCTGCCGCTGACGCTGCCCGCGCTGATCGGCGTCTTCGCCCTGCTGTGGCCCTGGCTGTGGTGGCCGTTGGCGGGGCCGTTCCTCCCCTACGACCCCGCGGCGCCCTGGCACGCGCTGCTCGGGCTGCTGCCCGGCGACTGGTCGGCGCTGTCCCACCCGGTCTTCGGCGTGCTGCTCGCGCTGCCGCTGATCGCCCTCAGCGGCGTCCTCGCCGAACCGCTGCTGCGGCTGCACACCCGCTGGGCGCACCTGCTGCTCGCCCCGACCGGCGGTCGGCTGCTGGCCCAACGGGTCGAGGAGCTCACCGAGACCCGGACCATCGCCACCCACGCCCAGGCGGCCGAACTCCGCCGCATCGAACGGGACCTGCACGACGGGTCGCAGGCCCGGCTGTTGGCCATCGGCCTGAAGCTGAACACCGTCAAGAACCTCGTCGACTCCGACCCCGCCGCGGCCAAGCAGGTCGTCGGGGAGATCCAGGAGGCGGCCGCCCAGGCCCTGGCGGAGCTGCGCGACCTGGTGCGCGGCATCCACCCGCCGGTGCTGGCCGAGCGGGGACTCGGCGACGCGGTCCGCGCCCTGGCCATGGACAGCCCGCTGGACGTCGCCGTGCACCTGGAGCTGACCGAGTCGATCCAGCAGCCGTTGGAGACCGCCGTCTACCTGGCGGTGTCGGAGCTGCTCAGCAACGTCACCAAGCACGCCAGCGCCACCCGGGTGGCGATCGACCTGGTCACCAAGGACGGGGCGCTGGCCGTGACGGTCACCGACGACGGGCGGGGCGGCGCGGCCCCCGGCCCGGGCAGTGGGCTCAGCGGCATCGCCCGCCGCCTCACCCCGTTCGACGGGACGCTCTCCATCGTCAGCCCGCTCGGCGGGCCGACCACCATCACCCTCAACCTCCCGCTGGTAGGGGCCCGTTCGGACGCCTATAGGGGTGCCGTCCACTCCTCATAG
- a CDS encoding cold-shock protein yields MSPENGGGDVFLHVNDLLVDKSLIAPGVTVEFDIEEGDRGLKAADVRVISGAPAVPAASFSVGHPVSRDGIEDGLCDVLTVKEFTREITETLLLAAPGATGEQILQIRRRLTEVATRHGWVEA; encoded by the coding sequence GTGTCTCCCGAAAATGGTGGGGGAGACGTCTTTCTGCACGTCAACGACCTCCTGGTGGACAAGTCCCTGATCGCCCCCGGCGTCACGGTCGAGTTCGACATCGAGGAGGGCGACCGGGGCCTCAAGGCGGCCGACGTGCGGGTCATTTCGGGCGCCCCGGCCGTGCCCGCCGCCTCGTTCTCGGTGGGCCACCCGGTGTCGCGGGACGGCATCGAGGACGGCCTGTGCGACGTGCTGACCGTTAAGGAATTCACTCGGGAAATCACCGAGACGCTGCTGCTCGCGGCGCCCGGCGCGACCGGGGAGCAGATCCTCCAGATCCGCCGCCGGCTGACCGAGGTCGCCACCCGGCACGGCTGGGTCGAGGCGTAA
- a CDS encoding thioesterase II family protein, producing the protein MSANPTDTSPWIRRFHPADGARARLLCLPHAGGSAPFYFPVSRTLSPDVEVLAVQYPGRQDRRHEPCIDSLPALADALVEEVLPWTDRPLALFGHSMGATLGFELARRLESRGTVPLVLFASGRRAPSRIRDESVHLRDDDGVIAELRALNGTDAEVFGDEELLRLVLPAIRGDYRAAETYRYTPGPKLAAPIQAHTGVDDPKATLDEVRDWAQHTEGSFDLHTYPGGHFYLNAQAPTVISTVAKTISGLLDAR; encoded by the coding sequence GTGAGCGCGAACCCCACCGACACCAGCCCGTGGATCCGCCGGTTCCACCCTGCTGACGGCGCGCGGGCCAGGCTGTTGTGCCTGCCGCACGCCGGCGGCTCCGCGCCGTTCTACTTCCCCGTCTCCAGGACGCTTTCGCCCGACGTCGAGGTGCTCGCCGTGCAGTACCCGGGACGGCAGGACCGTCGCCACGAGCCGTGCATCGACTCGCTGCCCGCGCTCGCCGATGCGCTGGTGGAGGAGGTGTTGCCGTGGACCGACCGGCCGTTGGCGCTGTTCGGGCACAGCATGGGCGCCACCCTCGGCTTCGAGCTGGCGCGCCGCCTGGAGAGCCGGGGCACGGTGCCGCTGGTGCTGTTCGCCTCCGGCCGGCGCGCGCCGTCCCGGATCCGTGACGAGAGCGTCCACCTGCGGGACGACGACGGCGTCATCGCCGAACTGCGGGCGCTGAACGGCACGGACGCGGAGGTGTTCGGCGACGAGGAGCTGCTGCGCCTCGTCCTGCCCGCCATCCGCGGCGACTACCGGGCCGCCGAGACCTACCGCTACACCCCCGGCCCGAAGCTCGCCGCCCCCATCCAGGCGCACACCGGCGTCGACGACCCCAAGGCGACCCTGGACGAGGTGCGGGACTGGGCGCAGCACACCGAGGGCTCCTTCGACCTGCACACCTACCCGGGCGGCCATTTCTACCTCAACGCGCAGGCGCCGACGGTCATTTCGACGGTGGCCAAGACGATTTCCGGGTTGCTCGACGCCCGGTAG
- a CDS encoding 4'-phosphopantetheinyl transferase family protein has translation MISELLPQPIETAEAFGDADPLPRLFPQEAALVERAVAGRRGEFATVRACAREALARLGHDPVPILPGERGAPRWPDGLVGSMTHCRGYRAAALARATELATVGLDAEPNGPLPGNGVAETVLRPAERTHVAQLAADRPEIHWDRLVFSAKESVYKAWFPLTRRWLDFEEAEVTVDPAAGTFRARLLVPGPEVAGARLPGFDGRWLARAGLLVTAIAVPAPRSGAQPFTAGMTSRA, from the coding sequence GTGATATCCGAGTTGCTGCCCCAGCCGATCGAGACCGCCGAGGCGTTCGGCGACGCCGATCCGTTGCCCCGACTGTTCCCGCAGGAGGCCGCCCTGGTGGAGCGGGCGGTCGCCGGGCGCCGCGGGGAGTTCGCCACCGTGCGGGCCTGCGCCCGCGAGGCGTTGGCCCGGCTCGGCCACGACCCGGTGCCGATCCTGCCCGGGGAGCGCGGCGCCCCGCGCTGGCCGGACGGGTTGGTCGGCAGCATGACGCACTGCCGGGGCTACCGGGCGGCCGCGCTGGCCCGCGCCACCGAGCTGGCCACCGTCGGCCTGGACGCGGAGCCGAACGGCCCGCTGCCCGGCAACGGCGTCGCGGAGACCGTGCTCCGCCCCGCCGAGCGGACCCATGTCGCCCAACTCGCCGCGGACCGCCCGGAGATCCACTGGGACCGGCTGGTCTTCAGCGCCAAGGAGAGCGTCTACAAGGCGTGGTTCCCGCTGACCCGCCGGTGGTTGGACTTCGAGGAGGCCGAGGTCACCGTCGATCCGGCGGCCGGCACCTTCCGGGCCCGGCTGCTGGTGCCCGGGCCCGAGGTGGCCGGCGCCCGGCTGCCGGGGTTCGACGGGCGGTGGCTGGCGCGGGCCGGGCTCCTGGTGACGGCCATCGCCGTCCCGGCGCCGCGGTCCGGAGCTCAGCCGTTCACGGCCGGGATGACCTCCCGCGCATAG
- a CDS encoding TIGR03842 family LLM class F420-dependent oxidoreductase produces MDFGLVLQTDPPASEVVRLMQRAEAGGFTYGWTFDSCVLWQEPFVIYSRILAETSHLTVGPMVTNPSTRAWEVTASTFATLNDMYGNRTVCGIGRGDSAMRVAGRKPNTLARISAAMKIIRALGRGDEADIGGDTVVRFPWVREGAQLPVWMAAYGPKALRMTGEEADGFILQLADPFLTEWMIKAVRDAAAAAGRDPSDVKICVSAPAYVTADDSPEALDHARQQCRWFGGMVGNHVADLVSTYGADSGLVPHELTDYIKARDGYDYAHHGRTDNPDTAFVPDGIVDRFCLIGPPAAQVEKLNRLRELGVDQFALYAMHDAKEAVIDAYAREVIPAVNG; encoded by the coding sequence ATGGATTTCGGACTCGTCCTCCAGACCGACCCGCCCGCTTCCGAGGTCGTCCGCCTCATGCAGCGCGCGGAGGCGGGGGGCTTCACCTACGGCTGGACGTTCGACTCGTGCGTCCTGTGGCAGGAGCCGTTCGTCATCTACAGCCGCATCCTCGCCGAGACCAGCCACCTCACCGTCGGTCCGATGGTGACGAACCCCAGCACCCGTGCCTGGGAGGTGACCGCCTCCACCTTCGCCACCCTCAACGACATGTACGGCAACCGCACCGTGTGCGGCATCGGCCGGGGCGACTCCGCGATGCGGGTCGCGGGCCGCAAGCCCAACACCCTTGCCCGGATCAGCGCGGCCATGAAGATCATCCGGGCGCTGGGGCGCGGCGACGAGGCGGACATCGGCGGCGACACCGTCGTCCGCTTCCCCTGGGTGCGCGAGGGCGCCCAACTGCCCGTCTGGATGGCCGCGTACGGCCCCAAGGCCCTGAGGATGACCGGTGAGGAGGCCGACGGCTTCATCCTCCAGCTCGCCGACCCGTTCCTCACCGAGTGGATGATCAAGGCGGTCCGGGACGCCGCCGCGGCGGCCGGCCGCGATCCGTCCGACGTCAAGATCTGCGTCTCCGCCCCCGCCTACGTCACCGCCGACGACTCGCCCGAGGCGCTCGACCACGCCCGCCAGCAGTGCCGCTGGTTCGGCGGCATGGTCGGCAACCACGTCGCCGACCTGGTCTCCACCTACGGCGCCGACTCGGGCCTGGTCCCGCACGAGCTGACGGACTACATCAAGGCCCGCGACGGCTACGACTACGCGCACCACGGCCGCACCGACAACCCCGACACCGCCTTCGTCCCCGACGGGATCGTCGACCGTTTCTGCCTCATCGGCCCGCCCGCCGCGCAGGTCGAAAAGCTGAACCGGCTGCGGGAGTTGGGCGTCGACCAGTTCGCGCTCTACGCGATGCACGACGCGAAGGAGGCGGTGATCGACGCCTATGCGCGGGAGGTCATCCCGGCCGTGAACGGCTGA
- the hydA gene encoding dihydropyrimidinase: MTRTLITGGLVITAAEELHADVLIEDGRIEAVATPGSQRWTADRVLDASRKYVIPGGIDAHTHMELPFGGTFASDTFESGTRAAAWGGTTTIIDFAVQSKGAALRAGLDTWHAKADGQCAIDYGFHMIVSDVNASTLAEMDGLVGEGVTSFKLFMAYPGVFYSDDGQILRAMQRAAGNGGLIMMHAENGIAIDVLVEQALQRGETDPRYHGEVRKALLESEATHRAIRLAQVAGAPLYVVHVSAQEAVAELARARAEELPVFGETCPQYLFLSTDNLAEPDFEGAKYVCSTPLRPKEHQAALWRGLRTDDLQVVSTDHCPFCFAGQKELGRGDFSKIPNGMPGVEHRMDLLHQAVVEGRLSRRRWIEIACAAPARMFGLYPRKGTLAPGADADVVIYDPHAEHTLSAATHHMNVDYSAYEGKRLTGGVETVLSRGELVIDRREFTGRAGHGAYIPRGTCQYLN, translated from the coding sequence ATGACTCGAACCCTCATCACCGGCGGCCTGGTGATCACCGCAGCCGAGGAACTGCACGCGGACGTGCTGATCGAGGACGGACGGATCGAGGCGGTGGCGACGCCGGGCAGTCAGCGGTGGACCGCCGACCGCGTCCTGGACGCCTCGCGCAAGTACGTCATCCCGGGCGGGATCGACGCCCACACCCATATGGAGCTGCCGTTCGGCGGCACCTTCGCGTCCGACACCTTCGAGTCCGGCACCCGCGCGGCGGCCTGGGGCGGGACGACCACCATCATCGACTTCGCGGTGCAGTCCAAGGGCGCGGCGCTGCGGGCCGGCCTGGACACCTGGCACGCCAAGGCCGACGGCCAGTGCGCCATCGACTACGGCTTCCACATGATCGTCTCCGACGTCAACGCCTCGACGCTGGCGGAGATGGACGGGCTGGTCGGCGAGGGGGTGACCTCGTTCAAGCTGTTCATGGCGTACCCGGGGGTCTTCTACTCCGACGACGGGCAGATCCTGCGGGCCATGCAACGGGCCGCCGGCAACGGCGGGTTGATCATGATGCACGCCGAGAACGGCATCGCCATCGACGTCCTGGTGGAGCAGGCGCTCCAGCGCGGCGAGACCGACCCGCGGTACCACGGCGAGGTCCGCAAGGCGCTGTTGGAGTCCGAGGCCACCCACCGGGCGATCCGGCTGGCCCAGGTGGCCGGCGCGCCGCTGTACGTCGTGCACGTGTCGGCGCAGGAGGCCGTCGCCGAACTGGCCCGGGCCCGCGCCGAGGAACTGCCGGTCTTCGGCGAGACCTGCCCGCAGTACCTCTTCCTGTCGACGGACAACCTCGCGGAGCCCGACTTCGAGGGCGCCAAGTACGTGTGCAGCACGCCGTTGCGCCCCAAGGAGCACCAGGCGGCGCTCTGGCGCGGCCTGCGCACCGACGACCTCCAGGTGGTCTCCACCGACCACTGCCCGTTCTGCTTCGCGGGCCAGAAGGAGCTCGGCCGGGGCGACTTCTCCAAGATCCCCAACGGGATGCCGGGCGTCGAGCACCGGATGGACCTGCTCCACCAGGCCGTCGTCGAGGGGCGCCTCTCGCGCCGCCGCTGGATCGAGATCGCCTGCGCGGCGCCGGCCCGGATGTTCGGCCTCTATCCGCGCAAGGGCACCCTCGCGCCGGGCGCCGACGCCGACGTCGTCATCTACGACCCGCACGCCGAGCACACCCTCTCGGCCGCCACCCACCACATGAACGTCGACTACTCGGCCTACGAGGGCAAGCGCCTGACCGGCGGAGTGGAGACGGTTCTCTCGCGCGGTGAACTAGTCATCGACCGGAGGGAGTTCACGGGCCGTGCCGGGCACGGCGCGTACATCCCGCGCGGCACCTGTCAATACCTGAACTGA
- a CDS encoding ABC transporter substrate-binding protein, translated as MEQSTPWEFSDDRGRLVVAGERPERIVAYIQAGATLWDHGIRPIGLFGSMHDGASADPAKAGELPLAEVRYLGSGAALHPDTLLEDRPDLVVAVTYDGESVYGLAAKTAQELEEQVPVATVAVGPGRSLPEVRERFAALAGSLGHGEPLALARELDAAEDELRRATTGPAQPRVVALSPAGPDKVHLACPGTWPDLRALAEHGVTLTEPAAGAGTNWSTVGWAEAAALAPDVVLIDARINAARIGALRTDENWRAIEARARLLPWNPEAPVSRRAHTRFFTEVAGAVRAAAARK; from the coding sequence ATGGAGCAGAGCACACCGTGGGAGTTCTCCGACGACCGCGGGCGCCTGGTGGTGGCCGGAGAACGGCCGGAACGGATCGTGGCCTACATACAGGCGGGGGCGACGCTGTGGGATCACGGCATCCGGCCGATCGGCCTGTTCGGGTCGATGCACGACGGGGCGTCGGCCGACCCGGCCAAGGCCGGTGAGCTGCCGCTGGCCGAGGTCCGCTACCTCGGCTCGGGCGCCGCGCTGCACCCGGACACCCTGCTGGAGGACCGCCCGGACCTCGTGGTCGCGGTCACCTACGACGGCGAGAGCGTGTACGGACTGGCCGCGAAGACCGCGCAGGAGCTGGAGGAACAGGTCCCGGTGGCCACCGTCGCGGTGGGTCCGGGGCGCAGCCTGCCCGAGGTCCGCGAGCGCTTCGCCGCGCTGGCCGGATCCCTCGGCCACGGCGAACCGCTCGCCCTGGCCCGGGAGTTGGACGCCGCGGAGGACGAGCTGCGGCGGGCCACCACCGGCCCGGCGCAACCCCGGGTGGTGGCGCTGTCCCCGGCGGGGCCGGACAAGGTCCACCTGGCCTGCCCGGGCACCTGGCCCGATCTGCGGGCACTGGCCGAGCACGGCGTGACGCTGACGGAGCCGGCGGCCGGCGCGGGGACGAACTGGTCGACGGTCGGCTGGGCGGAGGCCGCCGCGCTCGCACCGGACGTCGTCCTGATCGACGCGCGGATCAACGCCGCCCGCATCGGGGCGCTGCGGACGGACGAGAACTGGCGGGCGATCGAGGCGCGCGCCCGGCTGCTGCCGTGGAACCCGGAGGCCCCGGTGAGCCGGCGCGCGCACACCCGGTTCTTCACCGAGGTCGCCGGCGCGGTGCGCGCGGCCGCCGCCCGGAAGTAG